A single region of the Aquarana catesbeiana isolate 2022-GZ linkage group LG07, ASM4218655v1, whole genome shotgun sequence genome encodes:
- the LOC141103384 gene encoding uncharacterized protein, with protein MQHTDKDTTPVIPQHTQAEESIHNMPTNRSRCTSSRVSSQSDQTSASAESARSKRTSSRHSSCSNLSSTSAAAARAHAKAEAARALASYAIREAEMIREQGCIDEEHHMIKAKSKAEALRRKAEVKASLHIIKQEKIASAALAEAEVLMRAAEEQYREPSVIDTQMTPLSAIQRTCEYVQLHANMDTDQQSNDALESSRVPLAAGNFDIARCYKTEPELYYNKPSSYILRDQSVGPSGNQTNGDIIPPRENKNPAYSRKTCSKREQPHDYSGFNQASQLSYQPQTCPVFVPRKCPPEAAGVTDVTKYLIRREMVSSGLLKFDDRPENYWAWKSSFLSSTQELNMKDREKLDLLSKWLGPESTEQAKRIRSVHVHDATAGLTMLWQRLEDCYGSPEVIEDALLKKIENYPKITNKDNQKLRELGDILLELEAAKAGGYLPGLSYLDTARGVKPVIEKLPYSLQERWITQASKYKEDHQVAFPPFSFFAKFIVNQAKIRNDPSFAFLNMGGSSSVKTEKQPSVHNKERRATVSVRKTEVPTEFEANQDKSSGMQIEDPDKQCPLHNKPHPLRKCRSFRCKTIEERKSYLKDKRICFRCCGSTQHVAKDCMKTIRCKECNNDNHLSALHPGPAPWKTENLVTQEDHGGEQNESALPAITSKCTEICTNTFSSRSCSKICLVKVYPAGLREKAIRMYAVLDEQSNRSLARTEFFDLFGDRGSPTPYTLKTCSGVVETSGRRANNYIIESLDGKTQLTLPTLIECDMIPDDRSEIPTPEIACYYPHLMQISDKIPVLDPGAAIILLLGRDILRVHKVREQYNGPHNAPFAQHLDLGWVIIGDVCLDGAHKPAKVNVYKTNMLQNGRTSCLSPCINRIQIKERLVNPIQQQKVQSYMEAKTSSEDTDELGCKVFERTRDDDKPAPSVEDSLFLEIMDREVFIDESNSWVAPLPFRSPRRHLPNNKGQAVKRLTSLRRTLDRKTDMKEHFHDFMQKIFDSGQAEIAPPLEEKQECWYLPIFGVYHPQKPGQIRVVFDSSAKYEGLSLNDVLLSGPDLNNTLLGVLIRFRKERVAVTADVQQMFYCFLVRKDHRDYLRFLWYENNDFNKDVKHVFGNSPSPAVAIYNLRRAAQEGEEEHGTDAKQFVMRNFYVDDGLASFSSNEEAIDILKRTREMLAESNVRLHKIASNSSKVMEAFPSEDRAKDLKDLDLGTDSLPLQRSLGLSWDLKTDSFTFRVSREEKPFTRRGVMSTVNSLYDPLGFVAPITMQGNALMREITTEHEQSEWDTPLPKEKEMQWKLWKDSLIELEQLIIQRSYVPVSLSATKQRELCVFSDASTMAIAAVAYLRVMDFEGQSYAGFIMGKSKLAPRPAHTVPRLELCAAVLAVEMADLIVAELDIEIHAVMFYTDSKIVLGYIHNASRRFYMYVSNRVIRIRKSTRPEQWHYISTDKNPADHGTRPVLAAALKHTNWFSGPSFLTRSEIEETTQFETFELVEPDNDKEVRAQVTAFSTITTRGNLGAHRFERFSSWKSLIRAIRKLIHLAKSFCRATTTDKRNSNHLMQAKIIIRCIQHEVLITLMAQVMAIMNARRLVSVSRNAGSLYTKQWKQVQSLADIFWNRWKQEYLVTLQSHRKWQADKPNLQVGDVVLLKDTQVHRNEWPVGLIVETVPSNDSKVRKVKVKVMRQGTPKVYFRPISEVVLLLKNET; from the coding sequence ATGCAGCACACAGACAAGGATACTACACCAGTcatccctcagcatacacaagcagaggaaagcatacacaatatgccaaccaacaggtcacgctgcacaagctccagagtctctagtcagtcggatcagacatcagctagtgctgaatctgccaggtccaagcgcactagctctagacattcaagctgctctaacctgtcatccaccagtgctgcagctgccagggcccatgcaaaagcagaagccgcgcgtgcactggcttcctatgcaatacgtgaagctgaaatgataagagaacagggctgcatagatgaagaacatcatatgattaaagctaaaagtaaagctgaagcacttagaagaaaagcagaggtgAAAGCATCTTTACATATTATCAAGCAAGAAAAAATAGCTTCAGCAGCCTTAGCTGAAGCCGAGGTGCTCATGAGAGCTGCCGAAGAACAGTACAGAGAGCCCTCTGTGATAGATACCCAGATGACACCACTCAGTGCAATCCAACGCACTTGTGAGTATGTACAATTGCACGCAAACATGGACACTGATCAACAGTCTAATGATGCATTAGAATCATCCAGGGTCCCGCTAGCAGCAGGCAACTTTGACATAGCTCGATGCTACAAGACTGAACCAGAACTTTACTATAACAAGCCAAGTAGTTACATACTCAGAGACCAATCTGTTGGTCCTTCAGGAAATCAAACGAATGGTGACATAATCCCTCCACGGGAAAATAAaaatccggcctatagcagaaagacTTGCAGTAAACGAGAACAACCACACGACTATAGTGGGTTTAACCAAGCATCCCAACTGTCTTACCAGCCACAGACATGCCCTGTGTTTGTTCCCAGAAAATGCCCACCTGaggcagcaggagtcacagatgtgacaaaatacttgatacgccgtgaaatggtgagctctggtctcctgaagtttgatgatcgtccagaaaactattgggcctggaagtcatcttttttaagcagcacccaagaattaaatatgaaagacagggaaaagcttgatctactctccaaatggctcggaccagagtccactgagcaagccaaaagaatcaggtcagtacatgttcatgatgcgacagcagggcttacaatgttatggcagagattggaagactgctatgggtcacctgaagtaattgaagatgcacttctgaagaaaattgaaaattatccaaaaataacaaacaaagacaatcagaagctgagagagcttggggacatacttttagagctggaggcggcaaaggctggtggatacctgccaggcctctcatatttggatacagcacgtggagtgaaaccggtaatcgagaagcttccttacagcttacaagaaagatggatcacgcaagcatcaaaatacaaggaagatcatcaggtagcatttccacctttctccttcttcgccaaattcattgtgaatcaagctaaaatacgcaatgacccaagcttcgcctttttgaacatgggaggctccagttctgtaaagacagagaaacaacCTTCAGTGCACAATAAAGAACGCAGAGCAACAGTGTCTGTACGGAAGACAGAAGTACCGACTGAGTTTGAGGCCAACCAGGATAAAAGCTCAGGAATGCAAATTGAGGACCCAGATAAGCAGTGTCCACTACATAACAAGCCTCATCCACTGAGAAAATGTCGCAGTTTCAGATGCAAGACAATAGAGGAGCGCAAATCTTATCTTAAGGACAAGCGCATTTGTTTCAGATGCTGTGGTTCAACTCAACATGTTGCTAAAGACTGTATGAAGACAATTcgatgcaaagaatgcaataatgacaaccatctgtctgctttacacccaggaccagcaccatggaaaacagagaatctggtaacccaagaagatcatggtggggagcaaaatgagagtgcattaccagcaataacctcaaagtgcactgagatctgcacaaacacatttagctctagatcatgctccaagatatgtttagtcaaggtgtatcctgcaggcctcagagagaaggcaatcagaatgtatgcagtcttggatgaacaaagtaacagatctttggcaagaacagagttctttgacctcttcggggacagaggaagtccaactccgtatactttgaagacatgttcaggagttgtggagacatcagggagaagagcaaacaactacatcatcgagtcattagatgggaaaacgcagctgactctgcccactctcatagaatgtgatatgataccagatgatagatcagagatacccacacctgaaattgcatgttactaccctcatctgatgcaaatatcagacaagattccagtactggacccaggtgctgcaattatccttctacttggaagagacatactgagagtgcacaaggtcagagagcaatacaatgggccacacaatgcaccatttgcacaacatcttgaccttggatgggtcatcattggtgatgtatgtctggatggagctcacaagccggcaaaagtgaatgtctacaaaacaaacatgttgcaaAATGGCCGCACATCATGTCTTAGCCCCTGTATCAACAGGATACAGATTAAAGAGAGACTAGTCAACCCAATACAACAGCAGAAAGTTCAGAGTTACATGGAGGCCAAAACCTCATCTGAAGATACAGATGAGCTAGGATGCAAAGTGTTTGAAAGAACGCGagatgatgacaaaccagcaccatCTGTTGAAGATAGCCTCTTCCTTGAGATCATGGACAGAGAAGTCTTTATAGATGAGTCAAACAGCTGGGTAGCTCCACTACCTTTCCGTTCACCACGACGTCACCTTCCTAACAACAAAGGACAAGCAGTGAAGCGTCTCACCTCATTGCGACGCACTCTAGACAGAAAGACAGATATGAAGGAACACTTCCATGATTTCATGCAAAAGATCTTCGACAGTGGTCAAGCTGAAATAGCACcaccattggaagaaaaacaagaatgttggtacttgccaatatttggagtgtatcatcctcagaaaccaggacagatacgagtagtatttgactccagtgcaaagtatgaaggcctttccctaaacgatgtcctcctcagtggacctgacctgaataatacactccttggagtcctcatcaggttccgaaaagaacgcgttgcagtaacagcagatgtacaacaaatgttctactgtttccttgtccgcaaagatcacagagactacctgaggttcctgtggtatgaaaacaatgactttaacaaAGATGTTAAACATGTGTTCGGGAACAGCCCCTCTCCAGCTGTAGCTATCTACAACCTGAGACGAGCAGCACAGGAAGGTGAAGAAGAGCACGGAACAGACGCCAAACAGTTTGTCATGAGGAATTTTTATGTAGACGATGGACTCGCTTCTTTCTCCAGCAATGAAGAGGCTATCGACATCCTGAAAAGAACAAGAGAGATGTTAGCAGAATCTAACGTAAGGTTACACAAAATAGCGTCCAATAGCAGCAAAGTCATGGAAGCGTTTCCCTCAGAGGACCGTGCAAAAGACCTCAAGGACCTGGATCTAGGAACAGATTCACTGccccttcaaagaagtttagggctcagttgggatctcaaaaccgacagctttacatttagagtatccagagaagagaagccattcacgagaagaggtgtcatgtccacggtcaacagcctttacgaccccctaggatttgtagcccccataaccatgcaaggcaatgctcttatgagagaaattactactgaacatgaacaaagtgaatgggatacacctctacctaaggagaaagaaatgcagtggaagttgtGGAAGGACTCATTAATAGAGCTTGAACAACTTATCATCCAAAGGTCATATGTCCCTGTTTCTTTGTCTGCCACAAAGCAAAGAGAATTGTGTGTATTCTCAGACGCATCCACTATGGCAATAGCAGCTGTAGCCTACCTTAGAGTAATGGACTTTGAAGGACAAAGTTATGCTGGGTTTATCATGGGAAAGTCCAAACTAGCTccacgtcctgctcacactgttccacgtttggagctttgtgctgctgtcttagcagtgGAGATGGCAGACTTGATCGTTGCAGAACTTGACATTGAAATTCATGCAGTGatgttttacacagacagcaagattgtgttaggatatattcacaatgcTTCAAGAAGATTCTACATGTACGTGTCAAACAGAGTGATACGCATCAGAAAGTCCACACGGCCAGAACAGTGGCACTACATCAGTACGGATAAAAATCCAGCCGATCATGGGACTAGACCGGTTCTAGCGGCTGCCCTTAAGCACACCAACTGGTTTTCAGGACCATCTTTTTTGACTAGATCAGAAATCGAAGAGACCACTCAGTTTGAGACATTTGAACTTGTAGAACCAGATAACGACAAAGAAGTACGTGCACAAGTAACAGCGTTTAGTACCATAACTACTAGAGGTAACCTTGGCGCACACAGGTTTGAAAGATTCTCCAGCTGGAAGTCACTCATTCGAGCTATAAGAAAGCTTATTCACCTAGCCAAATCCTTCTGTAGAGCTACAACGACTGACAAGCGTAATAGCAATCATCTTATGCAAGCCAAAATCATCATTAGATGTATTCAACATGAAGTTCTCATCACACTTATGGCTCAAGTCATGGCTATCATGAACGCTCGACGTTTAGTTTCAGTGTCCAGAAATGCTGGTAGTCTTTACACCAAGCAATGGAAGCAAGTTCAGAGTCTTGCAGACATCTTCTGGAATAGATGGAAACAAGAGTACCTGGTGACGCTCCAGTCACACAGAAAATGGCAAGCTGACAAGCCTAACCTGCAAGTCGGAGATGTTGTCCTACTAAAAGACACTCAGGTCCACCGAAACGAATGGCCAGTTGGACTCATTGTCGAGACTGTACCTAGTAATGATAGTAAGGTTAGAAAGGTCAAAGTTAAAGTCATGAGACAGGGCACCCCTAAGGTATACTTTAGACCTATCTCTGAAGTTGTTTTACTTCTTAAAAATGAAACATAG